In Sulfuracidifex metallicus DSM 6482 = JCM 9184, a single window of DNA contains:
- a CDS encoding RNA-guided endonuclease TnpB family protein: MARRGSKAIRATISTKIAVSDSLLALVNNYVKALRFSLFWLKENVKNPNEKGVLSKVHEALYTRLKEEYNLPSKVAQDCYRDTLSIYKGWYNNPKKGRFPRVYKPTVWLTPKASYSVNFERMTVRITSVGELPILGYPRNLKDYMSWKMKEARLVIRDDKAFLRVVFEKEEEKVEPKESIAVDINMAEVVVGKDDRNYVRIPTRLEEVHHWKSLAERLQRKYPRRWRENKGILNRIHSFHLKAKRVMEDFARKVGKWVVEVTRMMGSNIIKLENLRNLLKNVNKLPKEFHDKLYLMQYRRLQYWISWQAKKHGMLVEFVNPSYSSVSCPKCGQRMVEVSHRWFKCSCGYENDRDVIAIMNLNGRGSLSLSTAPQMRDVRANR, from the coding sequence TAGGAGGGGTAGTAAAGCGATCAGAGCTACTATTTCTACGAAGATCGCAGTCTCAGACTCCCTCCTAGCCCTCGTTAATAACTACGTTAAAGCACTCCGTTTTTCGTTGTTTTGGTTAAAGGAAAATGTGAAAAACCCAAATGAGAAGGGAGTGCTTTCGAAAGTTCATGAGGCGTTATACACGAGGTTAAAGGAGGAGTATAATCTACCGTCGAAGGTTGCTCAAGACTGTTATCGTGATACCCTCTCAATATACAAGGGATGGTATAATAATCCTAAAAAGGGACGTTTCCCAAGAGTGTACAAACCCACTGTTTGGCTAACTCCTAAAGCGAGTTATAGCGTGAACTTCGAGAGAATGACTGTTAGGATAACCAGTGTTGGTGAGCTTCCAATTCTGGGTTATCCTAGAAACCTCAAGGACTACATGAGTTGGAAAATGAAGGAGGCTAGGTTGGTGATCAGAGACGATAAGGCTTTCCTTAGGGTCGTTTTTGAGAAAGAGGAAGAGAAGGTTGAGCCAAAGGAAAGTATTGCCGTAGACATTAACATGGCTGAAGTAGTCGTAGGGAAGGACGACAGAAACTACGTTAGGATCCCAACTCGTCTCGAAGAGGTTCACCACTGGAAATCATTAGCTGAAAGACTACAAAGGAAGTACCCTAGAAGGTGGAGGGAAAATAAGGGGATCCTAAACAGGATTCATTCCTTCCACCTAAAGGCTAAGAGGGTCATGGAGGATTTCGCTAGAAAAGTGGGGAAGTGGGTTGTTGAAGTAACAAGAATGATGGGTTCCAACATCATTAAGTTGGAGAACCTCAGGAACCTCCTCAAGAATGTTAACAAACTACCTAAGGAGTTTCACGATAAGCTGTATCTGATGCAGTATCGCCGTTTACAGTATTGGATTTCTTGGCAGGCTAAGAAACACGGAATGCTTGTTGAGTTTGTTAATCCCAGTTATTCATCAGTCTCATGCCCAAAATGCGGTCAAAGGATGGTTGAGGTTTCCCATCGTTGGTTTAAGTGCTCATGTGGTTACGAGAACGATAGGGACGTTATTGCAATCATGAATTTAAATGGGAGGGGTTCTCTGAGCCTCTCGACTGCCCCTCAAATGAGAGATGTAAGAGCGAATCGATGA